In a single window of the Streptomyces cinnabarinus genome:
- a CDS encoding aldehyde dehydrogenase family protein translates to MTDLSRPALLKSVHDFVSTERKLLIGGEWVPALSGETFTTYDPATGARITDVARGGAADVDRAVAAARTAFEEGPWPRLTPSQRQRLIWRIGDALLDRAEEFAQLEALDNGKSVAVAQGVDVAWAADLFHYYAGWATKIEGRTVPVSVPWVPGGQFHAYTLREPVGVCGQIIPWNFPLLMAAFKIPAALAAGNTVVLKPAEQTPLTALLLGEVINEILPPGVVNIVTGFGDAGAAISAHEGVDKVAFTGSTEVGKKIVAAAGGNLKKVSLELGGKSPQIVYADADLDLAVPGTANAWLFNHGQCCVAGTRLYVEDSIFAEFTRRVADFASQVKIGPGLDPATQLGPLVSQEQLDRVTGFIRQGLADGARALTGGNQVGDQGYYVEPTVLVDVKPDMSVVREEIFGPVVVAAPFSADRGAIPEANDSPYGLAAGVWTQDVSKAHRIARELEAGTVWVNCYNAFDTALPFGGYKQSGWGRELGAAALEQYTQTKAVNIQL, encoded by the coding sequence GTGACAGACCTTTCCCGTCCCGCCCTGCTGAAGTCGGTACACGATTTCGTGTCGACCGAGCGGAAGCTGCTCATCGGCGGTGAGTGGGTGCCCGCGCTCAGCGGTGAGACCTTCACGACCTACGACCCCGCGACCGGCGCGCGGATCACGGATGTGGCCCGGGGCGGCGCGGCAGACGTCGATCGTGCGGTGGCCGCCGCCCGCACGGCCTTCGAGGAAGGCCCCTGGCCGCGTCTGACGCCGTCCCAGCGGCAGCGGCTGATCTGGCGGATCGGCGACGCTCTGCTGGACCGGGCCGAGGAGTTCGCCCAGTTGGAGGCGCTGGACAACGGCAAGTCGGTCGCCGTGGCGCAGGGCGTGGACGTGGCCTGGGCGGCCGACCTGTTCCACTACTACGCGGGCTGGGCGACCAAGATCGAGGGCCGCACCGTTCCCGTGTCGGTCCCCTGGGTGCCGGGCGGTCAGTTCCACGCGTACACGCTGCGCGAGCCGGTGGGTGTGTGCGGCCAGATCATTCCGTGGAACTTCCCGCTGCTGATGGCCGCGTTCAAGATCCCGGCCGCGCTCGCGGCCGGCAACACCGTGGTCCTCAAGCCCGCCGAGCAGACCCCGCTCACCGCGCTGCTGCTCGGTGAGGTCATCAACGAGATCCTGCCGCCCGGGGTCGTCAACATCGTCACCGGCTTCGGTGACGCGGGAGCGGCCATCTCCGCTCACGAGGGCGTCGACAAGGTGGCGTTCACCGGCTCCACCGAGGTCGGCAAGAAGATCGTCGCGGCGGCGGGCGGGAATCTGAAGAAGGTCTCGCTCGAACTGGGCGGCAAGAGCCCGCAGATCGTCTACGCGGACGCCGACCTGGACCTGGCCGTGCCCGGCACCGCCAACGCCTGGCTGTTCAACCACGGCCAGTGCTGCGTGGCCGGCACCCGCCTGTACGTCGAGGACTCGATCTTCGCCGAGTTCACCCGCAGGGTCGCGGACTTCGCCTCCCAGGTGAAGATCGGCCCCGGCCTCGACCCGGCCACCCAGCTCGGCCCGCTGGTCTCCCAGGAGCAGCTGGACCGTGTCACCGGCTTCATCCGTCAGGGCCTGGCCGACGGTGCCCGCGCCCTGACCGGCGGCAACCAGGTCGGTGACCAGGGCTACTACGTCGAGCCGACGGTGCTGGTCGACGTCAAGCCCGACATGAGTGTCGTCCGGGAGGAGATCTTCGGACCCGTCGTGGTCGCCGCGCCCTTCTCCGCGGACCGCGGCGCGATCCCCGAGGCCAATGACTCTCCCTACGGTCTCGCCGCCGGTGTGTGGACCCAGGACGTCTCCAAGGCCCACCGCATCGCGCGTGAACTCGAGGCCGGGACCGTCTGGGTCAACTGCTACAACGCCTTCGACACCGCCCTGCCCTTCGGTGGCTACAAGCAGTCCGGCTGGGGGCGCGAGCTCGGCGCGGCCGCGCTTGAGCAGTACACGCAGACCAAGGCCGTCAACATCCAGCTGTAG
- a CDS encoding response regulator: MVHTSAGHTVRLLIVDDHPVVCDGVRSLVRDAPDLEVVGSARTAREGIELASTLRPDVVLLDLRLPDMLGSEALPRVLAVSPATRVVIFTAFEDHAALDAAMSAGAQGCLLKDVTHTDLVEQLRRIAAGVRVIDPRLQESGGAMLQARLFQLSLSRREYEVVRLAATGKTNPEIAADLGLARNTVKTYLQTAMQKLGARNRVEAVRRAREEHLL; the protein is encoded by the coding sequence GTGGTTCATACTTCCGCAGGACACACGGTGCGGCTGCTCATCGTCGATGACCATCCGGTCGTCTGCGACGGCGTCCGCTCGCTGGTCCGTGACGCCCCTGACCTGGAGGTCGTCGGCTCGGCCCGGACCGCTCGGGAGGGGATCGAGCTGGCCTCGACGCTGCGCCCGGATGTCGTCCTGCTCGACCTCAGGCTCCCGGACATGCTGGGCAGCGAGGCGCTTCCGCGCGTGCTGGCGGTGTCACCGGCCACCCGGGTCGTGATCTTCACGGCGTTCGAGGACCACGCGGCGCTGGACGCGGCCATGTCGGCCGGCGCGCAGGGCTGTCTGCTGAAGGACGTCACCCACACCGACCTCGTGGAACAGCTGCGCCGTATCGCGGCGGGGGTGCGCGTGATCGACCCGCGCCTGCAGGAGTCCGGCGGGGCGATGCTCCAGGCGCGTCTGTTCCAGTTGTCGCTGAGCCGGCGCGAGTACGAGGTCGTCCGCCTCGCCGCCACCGGCAAGACCAACCCGGAGATCGCCGCGGATCTCGGCCTGGCCCGCAACACCGTCAAGACCTACCTCCAGACGGCCATGCAGAAGCTGGGCGCCCGCAACCGCGTGGAGGCGGTACGGCGGGCCCGGGAGGAGCATCTGCTCTGA
- a CDS encoding GAF domain-containing sensor histidine kinase — translation MSGHSEREQEVLEGLDLLFRLDTEREQRLSLLDTHAVLRAVADRIRHEHGFDIALAGIVENRDLVLRIWAGTQFDALHDLPIPLGLGVGGRVAAVGRPVVVGDYCRSDRITHDFDSQVSRERVTGMVGLPIGSGSARGVIYGAQRNATEISDRTVDALGRLSRLATLAVDVADGAATLADSSVAAERRRIAESLHDSVGAMLFGIGSSLRQLQTEARETPYVAQRLALIEHQLSLAGSTLRDSVSRLRDARGESDPGRLAADVAESVHSFQLRTGVLASFVPVGRTPELDPERRAVLVRAVDEALLNVEKHARARSVVVTLAACEDRLSVVVMDDGVGCPDAADDTGKDHAGDSAGAVGTGAGLPALRTRVERLGGSLRLVQEEDGTTLRCEVPLPRPAAS, via the coding sequence ATGAGCGGTCACAGCGAGCGCGAGCAGGAGGTCCTGGAGGGCCTGGATCTGCTCTTCCGCCTGGACACGGAGCGTGAGCAGCGGCTCAGCCTCCTCGACACGCACGCCGTGCTGCGGGCCGTCGCCGACCGTATTCGCCATGAACACGGCTTCGACATCGCCCTCGCGGGGATCGTGGAGAACCGCGATCTGGTGCTGCGCATCTGGGCGGGCACGCAGTTCGACGCTCTCCACGACCTGCCGATACCGCTGGGTCTCGGCGTGGGAGGCCGGGTGGCCGCGGTCGGGCGCCCGGTGGTCGTGGGCGACTACTGCCGCTCCGACCGGATCACCCACGACTTCGACTCCCAGGTCAGCCGGGAACGCGTCACGGGCATGGTCGGCCTGCCCATCGGCAGCGGCAGCGCACGCGGCGTGATCTACGGCGCCCAGCGCAACGCCACGGAGATCAGCGACCGGACGGTCGACGCTCTGGGTCGGCTCTCCCGGCTGGCCACGCTCGCCGTGGACGTGGCCGACGGCGCCGCCACCCTCGCGGACAGCTCCGTGGCCGCGGAGCGGCGGCGCATCGCCGAGTCCCTGCACGACAGCGTGGGCGCGATGCTGTTCGGCATCGGCTCGTCCCTGCGCCAGTTGCAGACCGAGGCGCGCGAGACCCCGTACGTGGCACAGCGGCTCGCCCTGATCGAGCACCAGCTGTCGCTGGCCGGCAGCACCCTGCGCGATTCGGTCTCCCGGCTGCGCGACGCGCGCGGCGAGAGCGATCCGGGCCGCCTGGCGGCCGATGTCGCGGAGTCCGTGCACAGCTTCCAGCTCCGTACCGGCGTCCTCGCGAGCTTCGTGCCGGTGGGGCGTACGCCGGAGCTGGACCCCGAGCGCCGGGCGGTGCTGGTCCGTGCGGTGGACGAGGCACTGCTCAACGTGGAGAAGCACGCGCGGGCCCGGTCCGTGGTGGTCACCCTCGCCGCCTGCGAGGACCGGCTGAGCGTCGTGGTCATGGACGACGGCGTGGGCTGCCCGGACGCGGCGGACGACACCGGGAAGGATCACGCCGGGGACAGTGCCGGGGCGGTGGGTACCGGCGCGGGGCTGCCCGCCCTGCGTACCCGGGTGGAGCGGCTGGGCGGCTCACTGCGGCTGGTGCAGGAGGAGGACGGCACGACATTGCGCTGCGAAGTCCCGCTCCCGCGCCCGGCCGCTTCCTGA